Part of the Pseudothermotoga sp. genome, TCAAACCGCTCGAACTCAAGATCTGAGGGTGGATTCTTTCACCGTCTCTTTGAAACACGACGACAGAACCATTTGGCAGAACGCAGTGAAGACCAAGCCGATCTGGCAGGGAGTCAAAGTCGGAGAAATCATCGACTTAGTCGAAAAGATCTCGGTACCGTTCAACGAGGAAGGAATATACACACTCCAAATCGATTGTGTGGTTAATGGTTCGACCAGCTCGTTGGTGATGCCGGTCGCCTGCATCAAGAATGCTGAAAAAAGTTTAAAGAAAATGAAAATCTACACAGATGCTCCCAAAATTCACAGTTTGAGAAGCCCGCTCCAGTTCTCCGTTTACATCTTGAACGATTCAAAAGACCAAATCTTCATAGAAGTTGAGGAAATCATGGTTTCTCTCATCCCCTCTTCACTGAATTTCAAAAAAGGACCTGTACGCATGTGGCTCACGCCGTACTCTAAGTACGAAATATTCAAGTTTTATCCATACAGCATTTCAGCCATAACACAACCTGGTAGCTACAAGTTGTTGGTGAAAGTCACAACGAAGAACGATCGACTCGATTTTGAATCGATCCTTCAGGTGAACGAGTAGAATATTCAATTGGAGGTGCTCTTCCATAGAAGTTCATACTCTTGAGAGACTCGATTACGACAGGTTTCTTTCCCTGCTGGAGAGATATGCAACAACTCAACTCGGTAAAAAGCGAGTGCGCTCGCTCAAACCCAAGAAAGATCCCGCTAGAGAACTGAAGTTCGTCGAAGAAGCCATTGAACTCGTAAAATCTTCTGAGTCTCTGTTGCCTTCTGGTTCCAACAGGATAGATATAGAAGGTATTCTAGAAAAACTCGTCGCCGGTTTCGTCTTGGAACCAGTTCAACTGTTGAGCGTGGCAGACGCGATCGTAGCGACGAGGATGACGAAGGAAAGGCTCGAGCGACTCGCTGACACCTTCACGCTGAAAGAGCTTGCTAGGCCAATAGAACCAGCCATGAGCTTGGTGGAAGAGATTCACAGATGTATCGATCCGAACGGATGGGTGAAGGACGAAGCATCCGAAAGATTGAAGCAGGTCAGACAAGAGATGAGGTCAACGCTCGAAGAGATAAAGAGAAAGAGTGATTCGTTCATAAAGTCGAACAGAACCTTCCTTCAAGAGCCCATATGTGTCCTCAGAGATGGGAGACATGTTTTCCCCGTCAGAGCCAGTTATAGAAGTCAGGTGAGGGGTATAGTGCATTCGATCTCATCATCCTCGGCGACCTGCTTCGTTGAACCAGATGAGCTCGTACCATTGAACAACAAGCTCTACGAACTCAAAGAGGAAGAAGAGAAAGAGATCGGCAGAATTTTGAGGGAATTGACAGCACTCGTCAGACAGAATTTGAAGCGCGTCGAAGATGGACTAGATTTCGTCTCTGTTGTCGATGTGATTCAAGCAAAAGCTCTCTTTGCGATCGAATACAGAGCCATAGTCGTTTACCCGTCTTCGAAAAAAATCGTGAAATTGGTTCAAGCGAGACATCCTTTACTCGATCAGTCTACGGTCGTACCCATCGATTTGGTCATACCCGAAAACAAGTGTGGTTTGATCATGACGGGGCCAAACACGGGTGGCAAGACTGTCTCGTTGAAAACTGTTGGCCTTTTCTGCTGCATGATGATGTCGGCCATACCTCTACCTTGTGCACAAGGCACAGAACTGTTCGGTTTCAACAGTGTATTCGTTGATGTCGGTGATGAACAAAGCATAGAACAGAATCTCAGCACTTTCTCATCACATTTGAAGAACATAATCCTAGCTCTCAATTCGGCCAACGATGACAGCCTCGTGTTGCTCGACGAACTGGGTGCTGGGACAGATCCCGTCGAGGGTGCCGCACTCGGTCTCGCCATCATAGAAAGGTTGAAAAAGATCGAATGTAAGTTCATGGTCACCACGCACCTCACACCCATAAAACTGTACGCGGTGAACGATGAAAAACTCGTGAGCGCGTCGATGGAATTCGATCCTGAAACTCTCAAACCAACCTATCGTATATTGATGAACGTCCCGGGAGGTTCGCACGCACTCGAGATAGCCCAGAAACTTGGGCTCGATGAGTCCATCCTCCATTTGGCCAGAAACTATCTTGGGAAAGACTATGCAGAGGTACAGAAGGTCATAGAAGAATACCAAAAACAGTTGACGCTCATGAGGAAGAGGATCGAGGAGCTCGAGAACGAAAGGTTCCAACTCGAAAAAACGAAATTGGAGTACGAGAGGAAGTATCAAGAATTGAAACAGAAAAAGATAGAGGACATCGACAGGGAACTGAAACAGCTCTACGATTACATAAAACAGGCGAAAAGGGAAGTGGATGAGACGATAAGATCGATCAAGACTCAGCAGGATCTAGCGAGCCTGAAGGATGCCTCCAAGCATTTCGAAAGTCATGCGACCAAGGTCAGACAGATTCAATTGGATCAGAGAGCAAGCAGTGTGGAATCAGAAGTGGCAGTGGGCGATACCGTGAGATTGCGCAACGGCGATGCGGTTGGTAAGGTGGTTGAAAAGAGGGGCGATAGGTACATCGTCGATTTCAACGGTTTGAGGCTCGAGGC contains:
- a CDS encoding endonuclease MutS2; amino-acid sequence: MEVHTLERLDYDRFLSLLERYATTQLGKKRVRSLKPKKDPARELKFVEEAIELVKSSESLLPSGSNRIDIEGILEKLVAGFVLEPVQLLSVADAIVATRMTKERLERLADTFTLKELARPIEPAMSLVEEIHRCIDPNGWVKDEASERLKQVRQEMRSTLEEIKRKSDSFIKSNRTFLQEPICVLRDGRHVFPVRASYRSQVRGIVHSISSSSATCFVEPDELVPLNNKLYELKEEEEKEIGRILRELTALVRQNLKRVEDGLDFVSVVDVIQAKALFAIEYRAIVVYPSSKKIVKLVQARHPLLDQSTVVPIDLVIPENKCGLIMTGPNTGGKTVSLKTVGLFCCMMMSAIPLPCAQGTELFGFNSVFVDVGDEQSIEQNLSTFSSHLKNIILALNSANDDSLVLLDELGAGTDPVEGAALGLAIIERLKKIECKFMVTTHLTPIKLYAVNDEKLVSASMEFDPETLKPTYRILMNVPGGSHALEIAQKLGLDESILHLARNYLGKDYAEVQKVIEEYQKQLTLMRKRIEELENERFQLEKTKLEYERKYQELKQKKIEDIDRELKQLYDYIKQAKREVDETIRSIKTQQDLASLKDASKHFESHATKVRQIQLDQRASSVESEVAVGDTVRLRNGDAVGKVVEKRGDRYIVDFNGLRLEARAKNLVKVEQMKEQEREIAHVPKFALERPEIDVRGLTVEEAEPLIERFIDDLLMSDFKQGYIIHGKGTGRLAVGIWEILRRDSRVKRYRFGTPNEGGTGVTVVEV